A single genomic interval of Coccidioides posadasii str. Silveira chromosome 1, complete sequence harbors:
- the MON1 gene encoding Vacuolar fusion protein mon1 (BUSCO:468408at4751~EggNog:ENOG410PJZ8~COG:U~BUSCO:3888at33183) has protein sequence MDTGKEKDRLDTENPSLIAGNTKQQATSQSSESKTKLAVEKDTDPPLPSRPTTRSATGRSKAAPDTVLSIRHASKNVLQSKPTTAVSLQDINSQTFQEGSNDIYSLLEARSGNEEAIKSKCSLNRPGSGKESDAADSASVKSVILGEGTPVEVGSIFGDFTGAGQPQPLWDTKRKQVNIFDRSEPGLEDDDLSLDFESEFDCVEDIAADDNGDKILEEWRQKRKHYFILSAAGKPIYTRHGDDGLISPYIAIIQTIISFHQESSNPLKSFSAGRTKIVILSQGPLHLVAISRLLESDSQVRNQLDALYMQILSTLTLPALQHIFAVRPSTDLRRPLQGTESLLSSLADSFTKGSPSTLVSALECLKLRKSYRQQINSILLKSRVEPLLYGLVVAGGRLVSVIRPKKHSLHPGDLQLIFNMIFEADGVKAGGGESWIPICLPGFNSRGYLYMYVSFLDLHDHLPEDDKDINKDDAVAIILISADKESFFVLREMRDSVVQEMEKSNSKNIIRAAIEKGRPTTTDIVPGTVLRHFLYKSKSNVQFTMSSYSPDFTTLVARRRLLSTYHGLHSSVHSKNTHVKVQHCASRFMNSLAWVTPNFELYCVASPNSNKNALSQSANKIAQWVQQEDERVFIIGGAVF, from the exons ATGGATACTGGCAAAGAGAAAGACCGCTTAGATACGGAAAACCCATCGTTAATAGCTGGCAATACAAAGCAGCAAGCTACATCTCAAAGTTCTGAGAGTAAAACAAAGCTTGCTGTTGAAAAGGACACCGACCCTCCTCTCCCATCACGCCCAACAACCAGGTCTGCGACAGGGCGATCCAAGGCCGCTCCCGATACCGTGCTATCCATACGGCATGCCTCAAAGAATGTTCTTCAATCCAAGCCTACAACAGCTGTTTCTCTACAGGATATCAATTCTCAGACCTTCCAAGAAGGCTCCAACGATATCTATTCACTACTAGAAGCAAGATCAGGTAACGAGGAGGCTATCAAGTCCAAATGCAGTTTGAATCGACCCGGGAGCGGGAAAGAAAGCGATGCAGCAGATTCTGCTAGCGTCAAATCCGTCATTCTCGGAGAAGGAACGCCAGTTGAGGTGGGAAGCATTTTCGGCGATTTTACTGGCGCAGGTCAACCACAGCCGCTATGGGATACAAAGAGAAAACAAGTGAATATATTTGATCGTAGTGAGCCTGGACTAGAGGACGACGACCTCAGTCTAGACTTTGAAAGCGAATTTGATTGCGTTGAAGATATCGCAGCAGACGATAATGGCG acaaaatcttggaAGAGTGgagacaaaaaagaaagcattATTTCATATTATCCGCGGCAGGAAAGCCAATTTACACCAGACATGGTGATGATGGTCTGATATCACCTTATATCGCCATCATTCAAACCATCATTTCGTTCCATCAGGAATCCAGCAATCCGTTAAAGAGTTTTAGTGCGGGTAGAACGAAGATTGTCATCCTTTCGCAAGGCCCACTACATCTTGTTGCAATAAGTCGCCTCCTGGAGAGCGATTCGCAAGTGAGGAATCAACTTGATGCCCTATACATGCAGATTCTCTCTACGTTAACACTGCCTGCTTTGCAACACATCTTTGCTGTACGCCCATCTACAGATTTGCGGCGGCCCTTACAAGGAACGGAGTCCCTCCTATCGTCCCTGGCGGACAGTTTCACCAAAGGTTCTCCTTCGACCCTCGTTTCCGCATTAGAATGCCTTAAATTGCGAAAATCATATCGTCAGCAAATAAATAGCATTCTTCTAAAGTCAAGAGTGGAACCGCTCCTTTACGGACTCGTTGTCGCAGGGGGGAGGCTTGTGAGTGTTATTAGGCCCAAGAAACATTCTCTACACCCGGGGGATTTACAGTTAATATTCAACATGATTTTTGAAGCGGATGGAGTGAAAGCGGGCGGCGGCGAAAGCTGGATTCCAATATGCCTCCCCGGATTTAATAGCAGAGGCTATTTGTATATGTATGTTAGTTTCCTCGACCTTCACGATCACCTACCAGAAGACGACAAGGATATCAATAAAGACGATGCGGTGGCCATCATTTTGATCAGTGCAGACAAAGAGAGCTTCTTCGTGCTGCGAGAGATGCGAGATTCGGTTGTGCAA GAAATGGAGAAAAGCAacagcaagaatattatcAGGGCAGCTATCGAGAAAGGTCGCCCGACCACCACGGATATCGTTCCAGGCACCGTTCTCCGACATTTCCTCTATAAATCTAAATCCAATGTTCAGTTTACCATGTCATCCTATTCCCCTGATTTCACAACCCTAGTCGCACGTCGAAG GTTGCTATCTACCTACCATGGCCTACATAGCAGCGTCCATTCTAAAAATACACATGTCAAGGTACAACACTGCGCCTCCAGGTTTATGAATTCTCTAGCATGGGTAACTCCGAATTTTGAATTGTACTGCGTGGCTTCACCCAACAGCAACAAAAATGCTTTATCTCAAAGCGCAAATAAGATAGCCCAGTGGGTGCAACAGGAGGATGAAAGGGTCTTCATCATCGGAGGTGCT GTTTTCTGA